In Streptomyces sp. NBC_00414, a single window of DNA contains:
- a CDS encoding DsbA family protein yields the protein MSKRNSQASKSAARERLRIERERQAKRDKAKRQIIVAGSIVAVLAIAGGIGYAVVQNNEPSKWDEAADAKVVAPANTSGKNGSTVVIGESKTDNTVHLYEDPRCPACASFEQTIGETVNKGMTDGDYKLSFTLGTFLDGNLGGEGSKNGVSALGAALNVSPEAFLEYKTALYSTKYHPEETTDDLAKDSYLIKVANSVDALKNNKKFQDAVKKGTYDAWAMKMSKTFDDAKGVDSTPTIKINDKVISNPSTVADWQKALKDAGVTK from the coding sequence ATGAGCAAGCGGAACAGTCAGGCCTCGAAGTCGGCGGCCCGTGAGCGGCTGCGTATCGAGCGCGAGCGCCAGGCCAAGCGCGACAAGGCCAAGCGGCAGATCATCGTCGCCGGTTCCATCGTCGCGGTCCTCGCGATAGCCGGCGGCATCGGCTACGCCGTCGTGCAGAACAACGAGCCCTCGAAGTGGGACGAGGCCGCCGACGCGAAGGTCGTCGCCCCCGCCAACACGAGCGGCAAGAACGGCTCGACCGTCGTCATCGGCGAGTCCAAGACCGACAACACGGTCCACCTCTACGAGGACCCGCGCTGCCCGGCCTGCGCCTCCTTCGAGCAGACGATCGGCGAGACCGTCAACAAGGGCATGACGGACGGCGACTACAAGCTCTCCTTCACCCTCGGCACGTTCCTCGACGGCAACCTCGGCGGCGAGGGCTCGAAGAACGGGGTGAGCGCGCTCGGCGCCGCCCTGAACGTCAGCCCCGAGGCCTTCCTGGAGTACAAGACCGCGCTGTACTCCACGAAGTACCACCCGGAGGAGACAACCGACGACCTCGCCAAGGACAGCTACCTGATCAAGGTGGCGAACTCGGTGGACGCGCTGAAGAACAACAAGAAGTTCCAGGACGCCGTCAAGAAGGGCACGTACGACGCCTGGGCGATGAAGATGAGCAAGACGTTCGACGACGCCAAGGGTGTCGACTCGACGCCGACCATCAAGATCAACGACAAGGTGATCTCGAACCCGAGCACGGTCGCCGACTGGCAGAAGGCGCTCAAGGACGCGGGCGTCACCAAGTAG
- a CDS encoding DUF2252 domain-containing protein, giving the protein MSVPQLSAEQRGEEILAVFNTAFGDLLAADPAAFRVKFRKMAASAFAFYRGTAGLFYRDLEQEKRGGPYLDERTSRVWIHGDLHAENFGTYMDAQGRLIFNVNDFDEAYVGPFTWDLKRLAASVALIGYAKALSDEQITSLVRTYAAAYRERIHALATGAKSDEVPPFTLDTAQGPLLDALRDARSLTRFGLLDSMTEIRDFERRFAPGGGSIELDAATRYKVLAAFDGYLETLPESSLDRPDSYRVKDVVGRRGIGIGSAGLPSYNILLEGATDALENDVVIYIKQAQTPAVSRHITDSSIRDYFQHEGHRTVISQRALQAHADPWLGWTELDGAGQLVAEVSPYAVDLDWGDIDDPEEIAAVVADLGRSTATMHAAADDESGHSELVPFSTERAIDAAIAGDEENFGDLLVDFAHEYGARAREDHQIFVDLFRNGRIPGL; this is encoded by the coding sequence ATGTCGGTTCCGCAGCTCAGCGCCGAGCAGCGCGGCGAAGAGATCCTCGCCGTCTTCAATACCGCCTTCGGCGATCTGCTGGCCGCCGATCCGGCCGCGTTCCGCGTGAAGTTCCGGAAGATGGCGGCCTCGGCGTTCGCGTTCTACCGCGGGACGGCAGGGCTGTTCTACCGCGACCTGGAGCAGGAGAAGCGGGGCGGTCCGTACCTGGACGAGCGCACCTCGCGGGTGTGGATCCACGGCGACCTGCACGCGGAGAACTTCGGCACGTACATGGACGCCCAGGGCCGTCTGATCTTCAACGTGAACGACTTCGACGAGGCGTACGTCGGCCCGTTCACCTGGGACCTCAAGCGTCTCGCGGCCTCCGTGGCCCTGATCGGCTACGCGAAGGCGCTGAGCGACGAGCAGATCACCTCCCTGGTGCGGACGTACGCGGCGGCCTACCGGGAGCGCATCCACGCCCTCGCGACGGGCGCCAAGAGCGACGAGGTGCCGCCCTTCACGCTGGACACCGCGCAGGGCCCGCTCCTGGACGCCCTGCGGGACGCGCGCTCGCTGACCCGCTTCGGGCTGCTCGACTCGATGACCGAGATCCGCGACTTCGAGCGCCGCTTCGCGCCGGGCGGCGGCTCCATCGAGCTGGACGCGGCCACCCGCTACAAGGTCCTCGCCGCCTTCGACGGCTATCTGGAGACGCTGCCCGAGTCGTCCCTGGACCGCCCGGACTCGTACCGGGTGAAGGACGTCGTGGGCCGCCGCGGCATCGGCATCGGCTCGGCCGGGCTGCCCTCGTACAACATCCTTCTGGAGGGTGCCACCGACGCCCTGGAGAACGATGTGGTGATCTACATCAAGCAGGCCCAGACCCCGGCCGTCTCCCGGCACATCACGGACTCCTCGATCCGTGACTACTTCCAGCACGAGGGCCACCGCACGGTGATCTCCCAGCGCGCGCTGCAGGCGCACGCCGACCCGTGGCTGGGCTGGACCGAGCTGGACGGCGCGGGCCAGCTGGTCGCCGAGGTCTCGCCCTACGCGGTGGACCTCGACTGGGGCGACATCGACGACCCGGAGGAGATCGCGGCGGTCGTCGCCGACCTCGGCCGCTCCACCGCCACCATGCACGCCGCCGCGGACGACGAGAGCGGCCACTCGGAGCTGGTGCCGTTCTCCACCGAGCGCGCCATCGACGCGGCGATCGCGGGCGACGAGGAGAACTTCGGCGACCTCCTCGTGGACTTCGCGCACGAGTACGGTGCCCGCGCGCGCGAGGACCACCAGATCTTCGTGGACCTGTTCCGTAACGGTCGGATTCCGGGTCTGTAG
- the dnaE gene encoding DNA polymerase III subunit alpha: MSKPPFTHLHVHTQYSLLDGAARLKDMFDACNEMGMSHIAMSDHGNLHGAYDFFHSAKKAGVTPIIGIEAYVAPESRRNKRKIKWGQPHQKRDDVSGSGGYTHKTIWAANRTGLHNLFKLSSDAYAEGWLQKWPRMDKETISQWSEGLIASTGCPSGELQTRLRLGQFDEAVKAASEYQDIFGKDRYFLELMDHGIEIESRVRDDLLRVGKKLGIPPLVTNDSHYTYAHEATAHDALLCIQTGKNLSDPDRFRFDGTGYYLKSTDEMYAVDSSDAWQEGCANTLLVAEQIDTTGMFEAKNLMPKFDIPEGFTEVTWFQEEVRRGMERRFPAGVPDDRQKQAEYEMDVIIQMGFPGYFLVVADFIMWAKKQGIAVGPGRGSAAGSIVSYAMGITDLDPIPHGLIFERFLNPERVSMPDVDIDFDERRRVEVIRYVTEKYGADKVAMIGTYGKIKAKNAIKDSARVLGYPYAMGDRLTKAMPADVLGKGIDLNGITDPKHPRYGEAGEIRGMYENEPDVKKVIDTAKGVEGLVRQMGVHAAGVIMSSEPIVDHAPVWVRHTDNVTITQWDYPQCESLGLLKMDFLGLRNLTIMDDAIKMVKANKGIDLEMLSLPLDDPKTFELLCRGDTLGVFQFDGGPMRSLLRQMQPDNFEDISAVSALYRPGPMGMNSHINYAERKNKRQEITPIHKELEEPLEEVLAVTYGLIVYQEQVQKAAQIIAGYSLGEADILRRVMGKKKPDELAKNFVLFQEGAQKNGYSAEAIQALWDVLVPFAGYAFNKAHSAAYGLVSYWTGYLKANYPAEYMAALLTSVKDDKDKSAVYLNECRRMKIKVLPPNVNESEQNFAAQGDDVILFGLSAVRNVGTNVVESIIRSRKAKGKYNSFPDYLDKVEAAACNKRTTESLIKAGAFDTMGHTRKGLTAHFEPMIDNVVAVKRKEAEGQFDLFGGMGDADNTEPGFGLDVEFTTDEWDKAYLLAQEREMLGLYVSDHPLFGLEHVLSDKADAGIAQLTGGEHGDGAVVTIGGIISGLQRKMTKQGNAWAIATVEDLAGSIECMFFPATYQLVSTQLVEDAVVFVKGRLDKREDVPRLVAMELQVPDLSNAGTNAPVILTIPALKITPPMVSRLGEILSHHRGESEVRIRLQGPSKTTVLRLDRHRVKADPALFGDLKVLLGPACLATTG; the protein is encoded by the coding sequence GTGTCAAAGCCGCCGTTCACGCACCTGCACGTTCATACCCAGTACTCGCTGCTGGACGGTGCCGCGCGGCTGAAGGACATGTTCGACGCGTGCAACGAGATGGGCATGTCGCACATCGCGATGTCCGACCACGGCAACCTCCACGGGGCGTACGACTTCTTCCACTCGGCCAAGAAGGCGGGCGTCACCCCGATCATCGGGATCGAGGCGTACGTCGCCCCCGAGTCGCGGCGCAACAAGCGGAAGATCAAGTGGGGCCAGCCGCACCAGAAGCGCGACGACGTGTCCGGTTCCGGTGGTTACACCCACAAGACGATCTGGGCGGCGAACCGGACGGGCCTGCACAACCTGTTCAAGCTCTCCTCGGACGCGTACGCGGAGGGCTGGCTCCAGAAGTGGCCCCGTATGGACAAGGAGACCATCTCCCAGTGGTCCGAGGGCCTGATCGCCTCCACCGGCTGCCCCTCCGGTGAACTGCAGACCCGTCTGCGTCTGGGCCAGTTCGACGAGGCGGTGAAGGCCGCCTCGGAGTACCAGGACATCTTCGGCAAGGACCGGTACTTCCTGGAGCTGATGGACCACGGCATCGAGATCGAGAGCCGGGTCCGCGACGACCTGCTGAGGGTCGGCAAGAAGCTGGGCATCCCGCCGCTGGTGACGAACGACTCGCACTACACGTACGCGCACGAGGCGACGGCGCACGACGCGCTGCTGTGCATCCAGACCGGCAAGAACCTCTCCGACCCGGACCGCTTCCGCTTCGACGGCACCGGTTACTACCTGAAGTCGACGGACGAGATGTACGCCGTCGACTCCTCGGACGCCTGGCAGGAAGGGTGCGCCAACACCCTCCTGGTGGCCGAGCAGATCGACACGACCGGCATGTTCGAGGCGAAGAACCTCATGCCGAAGTTCGACATCCCCGAGGGCTTCACCGAGGTCACCTGGTTCCAGGAGGAGGTGCGCCGCGGCATGGAGCGCCGCTTCCCCGCCGGCGTCCCCGACGACCGCCAGAAGCAGGCCGAGTACGAGATGGACGTCATCATCCAGATGGGGTTCCCGGGGTACTTCCTCGTCGTCGCCGACTTCATCATGTGGGCCAAGAAGCAGGGCATCGCGGTCGGCCCCGGCCGAGGCTCCGCGGCCGGCTCGATCGTGTCGTACGCCATGGGCATCACCGACCTCGACCCGATCCCGCACGGACTGATCTTCGAGCGGTTCCTGAACCCCGAGCGCGTCTCCATGCCCGACGTCGACATCGACTTCGACGAGCGTCGGCGCGTCGAGGTGATCAGGTACGTGACGGAGAAGTACGGCGCCGACAAGGTCGCCATGATCGGCACGTACGGCAAGATCAAGGCGAAGAACGCCATCAAGGACTCCGCGCGCGTGCTGGGCTACCCGTACGCGATGGGCGACCGGCTCACCAAGGCGATGCCCGCCGACGTCCTCGGCAAGGGCATCGACCTGAACGGCATCACCGATCCCAAGCACCCGCGCTACGGCGAGGCCGGCGAGATCCGCGGGATGTACGAGAACGAGCCGGACGTCAAGAAGGTCATCGACACCGCCAAGGGCGTCGAGGGCCTGGTCCGGCAGATGGGTGTGCACGCGGCCGGCGTGATCATGTCCAGCGAGCCCATCGTCGACCACGCCCCGGTCTGGGTGCGGCACACCGACAACGTGACGATCACCCAGTGGGACTACCCGCAGTGCGAGTCGCTCGGCCTGCTCAAGATGGACTTCCTGGGCCTGCGCAACCTCACGATCATGGACGACGCCATCAAGATGGTGAAGGCCAACAAGGGCATCGACCTGGAGATGCTCTCCCTCCCGCTGGACGACCCCAAGACCTTCGAACTGCTCTGCCGCGGTGACACCCTCGGCGTCTTCCAGTTCGACGGCGGCCCGATGCGCTCGCTGCTCCGCCAGATGCAGCCCGACAACTTCGAGGACATCTCCGCCGTCTCGGCCCTCTACCGGCCGGGCCCGATGGGCATGAACTCGCACATCAACTACGCGGAGCGCAAGAACAAGCGCCAGGAGATCACGCCGATCCACAAGGAGCTGGAGGAGCCGCTCGAAGAGGTCCTGGCGGTCACCTACGGCCTGATCGTCTACCAGGAGCAGGTCCAGAAGGCCGCCCAGATCATCGCCGGCTACTCGCTCGGCGAGGCCGACATCCTGCGCCGCGTGATGGGCAAGAAGAAGCCCGACGAGCTGGCGAAGAACTTCGTCCTCTTCCAGGAGGGCGCCCAGAAGAACGGCTACAGCGCCGAGGCGATCCAGGCCCTGTGGGACGTGCTGGTCCCGTTCGCCGGATACGCGTTCAACAAAGCGCACTCGGCCGCGTACGGACTGGTGTCGTACTGGACCGGCTATCTGAAGGCGAACTACCCGGCCGAGTACATGGCCGCGCTGCTCACCTCGGTCAAGGACGACAAGGACAAGTCGGCGGTCTACCTCAACGAGTGCCGCCGCATGAAGATCAAGGTCCTGCCGCCGAACGTCAACGAGTCCGAGCAGAACTTCGCCGCGCAGGGCGACGACGTGATCCTCTTCGGCCTCTCCGCGGTGCGCAACGTCGGTACGAACGTCGTCGAGTCGATCATCCGCAGCCGCAAGGCCAAGGGGAAGTACAACTCGTTCCCCGACTACCTCGACAAGGTCGAGGCCGCCGCCTGCAACAAGCGCACCACGGAATCACTCATCAAGGCCGGCGCCTTCGACACGATGGGGCACACCCGCAAGGGCCTCACCGCGCACTTCGAGCCGATGATCGACAACGTGGTCGCGGTCAAGCGCAAGGAGGCCGAGGGCCAGTTCGACCTCTTCGGCGGCATGGGCGACGCGGACAACACCGAGCCCGGCTTCGGACTCGACGTGGAGTTCACCACCGACGAGTGGGACAAGGCCTATCTGCTCGCCCAGGAGCGGGAGATGCTCGGCCTGTACGTCTCCGACCACCCGCTCTTCGGTCTGGAGCACGTGCTGTCCGACAAGGCCGACGCGGGCATCGCCCAGCTCACCGGCGGTGAGCACGGGGACGGCGCGGTCGTCACCATCGGCGGCATCATCTCCGGCCTCCAGCGCAAGATGACCAAGCAGGGCAACGCCTGGGCCATCGCCACCGTGGAGGACCTCGCCGGCTCCATCGAGTGCATGTTCTTCCCCGCGACCTACCAGCTGGTGTCGACCCAACTCGTCGAGGACGCGGTGGTGTTCGTCAAGGGCCGCCTCGACAAGCGTGAGGACGTACCGCGCCTGGTCGCGATGGAGCTCCAGGTCCCGGACCTCTCCAACGCGGGCACCAACGCGCCCGTGATCCTCACCATCCCGGCCCTGAAGATCACCCCGCCCATGGTCAGCAGGCTCGGCGAGATCCTCAGCCACCACCGGGGCGAGAGCGAGGTGCGGATCCGGCTCCAGGGACCGAGCAAGACCACGGTCCTGCGGCTCGACCGGCACCGGGTGAAGGCGGATCCCGCGCTCTTCGGCGACCTGAAGGTGCTGCTGGGCCCGGCCTGCCTGGCGACCACCGGCTGA
- a CDS encoding NYN domain-containing protein: MDRCIVLVDAGYLLGAAASLLAGEPSRSRITVDHAALIQGLRERAESETDRPLLRIYWFDGAPDRVPQPEHRRLRVMPRVTVRLGALTRSDGRWAQKGVDAAMHAELTELARNRACSDVVLVTGDGDLLPGMMAAKEHGVAVHLWAVQAADGDYNQSEDLVAEADERRVLDRIWITKAVRSKDLGGVCAPPPVPRPEIAAILSAPLPESALGAGLGSAPASALGTADERTAAEAEHTQAAPGENGTEARVPTAKGVPTPKDLAALRAPGAPGASGGQTAAQHPANATLRWSSDKGWVDRPGTAAENAEAALLPTLAQLTSAEQRWADREEDITTVGGDPFEVGQVFARRWMERLADQSQLPKLSTMYPRVPHRIDGELLRYAARFGLLAHKDDQIDEHDRYAIRAGFWREVEARTSAEHAPAGE; this comes from the coding sequence GTGGACCGCTGCATTGTCCTGGTGGACGCCGGTTATCTGCTCGGGGCCGCTGCCAGTCTTCTTGCCGGGGAACCCTCACGATCCCGGATCACCGTCGACCACGCCGCCCTCATCCAGGGGCTGCGCGAGCGTGCCGAGTCCGAGACGGACCGGCCCCTGCTGCGCATCTACTGGTTCGACGGCGCCCCCGACCGCGTACCGCAGCCGGAGCACCGCAGGCTGCGCGTGATGCCCCGGGTCACGGTGCGCCTGGGCGCGCTGACCCGCAGCGACGGGCGGTGGGCGCAGAAGGGCGTGGACGCCGCCATGCACGCCGAGCTGACCGAACTGGCGCGCAACCGTGCCTGCTCCGACGTCGTGCTCGTCACCGGCGACGGGGATCTGCTGCCCGGAATGATGGCCGCCAAGGAACACGGGGTCGCCGTGCACCTGTGGGCCGTGCAGGCCGCGGACGGCGACTACAACCAGTCCGAGGACCTTGTCGCCGAGGCCGACGAGCGGCGCGTGCTGGACCGGATCTGGATCACCAAGGCCGTACGGTCCAAGGATCTGGGCGGGGTCTGCGCGCCGCCGCCCGTGCCGCGGCCCGAGATCGCCGCGATCCTCTCCGCGCCGCTGCCCGAGTCCGCCCTGGGCGCGGGGCTCGGCTCCGCGCCGGCTTCCGCCCTGGGCACCGCCGATGAGCGGACCGCGGCGGAGGCCGAGCACACGCAGGCCGCGCCGGGCGAGAACGGCACGGAGGCGCGGGTGCCGACCGCGAAGGGTGTACCCACGCCGAAGGACCTGGCCGCGCTGCGGGCCCCCGGGGCGCCGGGTGCGTCCGGTGGGCAGACGGCGGCGCAGCATCCCGCGAACGCGACGCTGCGGTGGTCGTCCGACAAGGGGTGGGTGGACCGGCCCGGCACCGCCGCCGAGAACGCGGAGGCCGCGCTGCTGCCGACGCTCGCGCAGCTCACCTCGGCCGAGCAGCGGTGGGCGGACCGTGAGGAGGACATCACCACGGTGGGCGGTGATCCGTTCGAGGTCGGGCAGGTGTTCGCTCGGCGGTGGATGGAGCGGTTGGCCGACCAGTCGCAGCTGCCGAAGCTGTCCACGATGTATCCGCGGGTGCCGCATCGGATCGACGGGGAGCTGTTGCGGTACGCGGCTCGGTTCGGGCTGCTCGCGCACAAGGACGATCAGATCGATGAGCATGATCGGTATGCGATTCGGGCCGGGTTCTGGCGGGAGGTCGAGGCGCGGACCTCTGCGGAGCATGCTCCCGCAGGGGAGTAG
- a CDS encoding ABC transporter ATP-binding protein, with translation MSTRTAQAVRDGHGGGVVCAVRDLTKTYPAVRGRRGVPGTPEVRATDGVRIDIRQGEIFGLLGPNGAGKTTLVRQLTGLMRPDRGSVEILGHDIVRHPERAARILAYLGQESTALDELTVSLAAETTGRLRGLDVRTARAERDAVLEELGLTALASRPLKKLSGGQRRLACFATTLVGARPFLVLDEPTTGMDPVARRAVWAAVDRRRAENATTVLLVTHNVIEAETVLDRVAVLDRGRVIACDTPSGLKEQVAGEVRLELVWRERAPLDVPEVAALRDRAVESGRRWSLRLSPEEARAAVAAVTGGAAFAALDDFTLATPSLEDVYLALGGSAGSVRGLVKA, from the coding sequence GTGAGTACGCGCACCGCACAGGCAGTCCGGGACGGGCACGGCGGGGGAGTCGTGTGCGCCGTGCGGGATCTTACGAAGACCTATCCGGCGGTGCGCGGGCGGCGCGGGGTGCCCGGCACACCCGAGGTGCGGGCCACCGACGGGGTGCGGATCGACATCAGGCAGGGCGAGATCTTCGGGCTGCTCGGGCCGAACGGCGCAGGCAAGACCACCCTCGTACGCCAGCTGACCGGGCTGATGCGCCCCGACCGCGGCAGCGTCGAGATCCTCGGCCACGACATCGTGCGCCACCCCGAGCGGGCCGCGCGGATCCTCGCGTACCTCGGGCAGGAGTCCACCGCGCTCGACGAGCTGACCGTGTCGCTCGCCGCGGAGACCACCGGGCGGCTGCGCGGGCTCGACGTGCGCACCGCGCGGGCCGAGCGGGACGCGGTCCTGGAGGAGCTGGGGCTGACGGCGCTCGCCTCGCGGCCCCTCAAGAAGCTTTCCGGCGGACAGCGGCGTCTCGCCTGCTTCGCCACCACCCTCGTCGGCGCGCGCCCCTTCCTCGTCCTCGACGAGCCGACCACCGGCATGGACCCCGTCGCCCGCCGCGCCGTCTGGGCCGCCGTCGACCGGCGCCGGGCCGAGAACGCCACCACCGTCCTGCTCGTCACCCACAACGTCATCGAGGCCGAGACCGTCCTCGACCGGGTCGCCGTGCTCGACCGGGGCCGTGTCATCGCCTGCGACACCCCGTCCGGGCTGAAGGAGCAGGTCGCCGGCGAGGTGCGCCTCGAACTGGTCTGGCGCGAGCGTGCCCCGCTCGACGTGCCCGAGGTCGCCGCCCTGCGCGACCGCGCCGTAGAGTCGGGCCGTCGCTGGTCGCTGCGGCTCTCTCCCGAGGAGGCCCGAGCGGCCGTCGCGGCGGTCACCGGCGGCGCCGCCTTCGCCGCCCTGGACGACTTCACGCTCGCCACGCCGAGCCTGGAGGACGTGTACCTGGCTCTGGGCGGCAGCGCCGGAAGCGTACGGGGGTTGGTCAAGGCATGA
- a CDS encoding ABC transporter permease has translation MSVVPAEVLPGAARVDGSRSGHGTDTEDGVRAVAGLGPRARLWPALAAVYRAQLSRARVARIPLLFVATFQSIGIMVLMRGVVDGGGEAQAVVAGSSVLVVAFVALNLLAQYFGQLRASGGLDHYATLPVPPAAVVLGAAAAYASFTVPGTLVTAVVGSVLFQLPLTHLWILAAVIPLAGAALAGLGAALGLLAPRPELATLLGQLGMSAALLLGVLPPDRLPTFMQWARDLMPSTYGVEALRLTFGPDPDWGLVLLDLAVCAGVGVASLAVATWAYRRAAVR, from the coding sequence GTGAGTGTCGTACCCGCCGAGGTCCTGCCCGGCGCAGCCCGCGTGGACGGGAGCCGGTCCGGACATGGCACGGACACCGAGGACGGTGTCCGTGCGGTGGCCGGGCTCGGGCCGCGCGCGCGGCTCTGGCCGGCGCTGGCCGCCGTCTACCGGGCGCAGCTCTCCCGGGCCAGGGTGGCGCGGATCCCCCTGCTGTTCGTGGCGACCTTCCAGTCCATCGGGATCATGGTCCTGATGCGCGGGGTCGTGGACGGCGGCGGTGAGGCGCAGGCCGTGGTCGCCGGTTCGTCGGTCCTCGTGGTCGCGTTCGTCGCGCTCAACCTGCTCGCCCAGTACTTCGGCCAGCTGCGCGCCAGCGGCGGCCTCGACCACTACGCGACGCTGCCCGTGCCGCCCGCCGCCGTCGTGCTCGGCGCGGCCGCCGCGTACGCCTCCTTCACCGTGCCCGGGACGCTCGTGACCGCCGTCGTGGGCAGCGTCCTCTTCCAGCTGCCGCTGACGCACCTGTGGATCCTCGCCGCCGTCATCCCGCTCGCGGGCGCGGCGCTCGCCGGGCTCGGAGCGGCGCTCGGACTGCTCGCCCCGCGCCCCGAACTGGCCACGCTGCTCGGTCAGCTGGGCATGTCCGCCGCGCTGCTGCTCGGCGTGCTGCCGCCGGACCGGCTGCCGACCTTCATGCAGTGGGCGCGTGATCTGATGCCCTCCACCTACGGGGTCGAGGCGCTCAGGCTGACCTTCGGGCCGGACCCGGACTGGGGCCTGGTCCTGCTCGACCTGGCCGTGTGCGCGGGTGTCGGCGTCGCCTCGCTGGCCGTCGCGACCTGGGCCTACCGCCGGGCGGCCGTCCGGTGA
- a CDS encoding AAA family ATPase: MTAPLNPPPPPNHQPPHDAWQAPPAGYGLGHPGFEEDGPGMKTELREAAVVTVAMAVAGLLLGVLWWWLAPHVPLISDDTTVYLKDTEGEQAIGVDGTFTLLALALGLVSALAVFLLRRRGGIALVVALTVGGILGSLVAWRLGVWLGPTQDVVAHAKEVGKGVAFDAPLELGAKGALLAWSVSALLIHLGLTALFAPRDPDPFDSPYYPQTPQP; this comes from the coding sequence GTGACCGCACCGCTGAACCCGCCTCCGCCGCCGAACCACCAGCCGCCGCACGACGCCTGGCAGGCGCCGCCCGCCGGGTACGGGCTCGGTCATCCCGGTTTCGAGGAGGACGGTCCCGGAATGAAGACAGAGCTGCGCGAGGCCGCGGTCGTCACGGTCGCGATGGCGGTCGCCGGCCTGCTGCTCGGTGTCCTGTGGTGGTGGCTCGCGCCGCACGTGCCGCTCATCTCGGACGACACCACCGTGTACCTCAAGGACACGGAGGGGGAGCAGGCCATCGGTGTGGACGGCACATTCACCCTGCTGGCACTCGCCCTCGGCCTGGTCAGCGCGCTGGCGGTGTTCCTTCTGCGGCGCCGGGGCGGTATCGCGCTCGTCGTCGCCCTCACCGTCGGCGGCATCCTCGGCTCCCTGGTCGCCTGGCGCCTCGGTGTCTGGCTCGGCCCCACGCAGGACGTGGTCGCGCACGCCAAGGAGGTCGGCAAGGGCGTCGCCTTCGACGCCCCGCTTGAACTCGGCGCCAAGGGCGCCCTGCTCGCCTGGTCCGTCTCGGCCCTGCTGATCCACCTGGGCCTGACGGCCCTCTTCGCCCCCAGGGACCCGGACCCCTTCGACTCCCCGTACTACCCCCAGACCCCGCAGCCCTGA
- the ybaK gene encoding Cys-tRNA(Pro) deacylase produces MAKKAKKQQAGGTPATVALTAAGVEFTVHAYEHDPAHPSYGEEAAEAMGVSPDRVFKTLVADVDGELTVAVVPVAGSLDLKALAAAVGGKRAAMADPAAAERTTGYVRGGISPLGQRKRLRTVLDASASGHATICVSAGRRGLEVELAPDDLAGLTGAVVAAVGRA; encoded by the coding sequence TTGGCGAAGAAGGCGAAGAAGCAGCAGGCGGGCGGAACCCCGGCGACCGTGGCGCTCACCGCGGCCGGGGTCGAGTTCACGGTGCACGCCTACGAACACGATCCGGCGCATCCCTCGTACGGGGAGGAGGCGGCCGAGGCCATGGGCGTGTCCCCGGACCGGGTCTTCAAGACGCTGGTCGCGGACGTCGACGGGGAGCTGACGGTCGCCGTCGTGCCCGTGGCCGGCTCCCTCGACCTGAAGGCGCTGGCGGCGGCGGTGGGCGGCAAGCGGGCCGCGATGGCCGATCCGGCCGCCGCGGAGCGCACCACGGGGTACGTCCGCGGGGGCATCTCCCCGCTCGGGCAGCGCAAGCGGCTCCGTACGGTCCTGGACGCGTCCGCGAGCGGGCACGCGACGATCTGTGTCTCCGCCGGGCGGCGGGGGCTGGAGGTCGAGCTGGCTCCGGACGACCTCGCGGGGCTCACGGGCGCGGTGGTCGCCGCCGTCGGGCGGGCGTGA
- a CDS encoding LON peptidase substrate-binding domain-containing protein, with translation MTTVRLPLFPLNSVLFPGLVLPLNIFEERYRAMMRDLLKTPEDEPRRFAVVAIRDGHEVAATSPGMPDQTAVPRRGPSAGFGDDPLKAFHSVGCVADAATVRERADGSFEVLATGTTRVRLVSVDASGPYLTAELEELPEEPGEEAGALAEGVLRAFRQYQKRLAGARERSLATGADLPDEPSVVSYLVAAAAMLDVPAKQRLLQAPDTASRLREELTLLRAETAIIRNLPSLPASELTRGPTSLN, from the coding sequence GTGACCACCGTCCGGCTCCCACTCTTCCCCCTGAACTCGGTGCTGTTTCCCGGGCTCGTCCTGCCGCTGAACATCTTCGAGGAGCGCTATCGCGCGATGATGCGCGATCTGCTGAAGACACCTGAGGACGAACCGCGCCGGTTCGCCGTCGTCGCCATCCGCGACGGCCACGAGGTCGCGGCCACCTCGCCCGGCATGCCGGACCAGACGGCCGTGCCGCGGCGCGGGCCCTCGGCCGGCTTCGGCGACGACCCGCTGAAGGCCTTCCACTCGGTGGGCTGCGTCGCCGACGCGGCGACCGTCCGGGAGCGGGCCGACGGCAGCTTCGAGGTGCTGGCCACCGGGACGACCCGGGTGCGGCTGGTCTCCGTGGACGCCTCCGGGCCCTACCTGACGGCCGAGCTCGAGGAACTGCCGGAGGAGCCCGGCGAAGAGGCCGGGGCGCTGGCGGAAGGGGTGCTGCGGGCCTTCCGGCAGTACCAGAAGCGGCTGGCGGGCGCGCGGGAGCGGTCCCTTGCGACCGGGGCCGATCTGCCGGACGAGCCGTCCGTCGTCTCGTACCTGGTCGCGGCTGCGGCCATGCTGGACGTCCCGGCGAAACAGCGGCTGCTCCAGGCACCGGACACGGCGTCCCGGCTGCGCGAGGAGCTGACGCTGCTGCGGGCGGAGACCGCGATCATCCGCAATCTGCCCTCGCTGCCCGCGTCGGAGCTGACCCGCGGGCCGACCAGCCTCAACTGA